The DNA region CTTCGCCTCGACCACCGCGAAGGCCGCGAGCAGTACCACCCCGCCGACCAGCAGGGCCGCCACGATGGGCCGTGCCCAGCCGCTGCGGCCCTCGGCGAGTCCGGCGATGAGCAGGGAAGTCCCGGTGGTGAGGGTCAGCACGCCGTACGGGTCGAGCGCGCGGGGCCGGTCGGCCCGGGACTCGGTGAGGCAGGCGGCGGCGCAGCCGGCCACGGCGGCCGAGACGACGGCGAGCCCGCCGTTGACCGCGCGCCAGCCGGCCCACTGCTGGACCAGCGCGCCGTAGACCGGCCCGACCGCGATGCCGAGACCGACGGCCGCGCCCCAGATCCCGAGCGCCCGGATCCGGTCCGGGCCAGCCGGGTGGGCGTGACTGATCAGGCCGAGCGCGGGTGCCAGGACGGCGGCCGAGGCGACGCCGAGCAGTACGCGCGCGGCCAGGTAGACGGCGCCGCCGGGGGCGAGCGCGGCCAGGGCTTCGGCGGCGGCGAAGAGCAGCATACCGAAGGTGAAGACCCGCTTGCGGCCGTGGTCGTCGGCGGCGCTGCCGGCCGTGAGCAGGAGTGCCGAGATGCCGACCAGGGTGCCGGTGAGGATCCAGGTGCGGCCCGAGGCGCCGAGGTGGGCGGCCTGGGCGGTGGCGGCGAGTGCGGCGGTGGGGGCGGTGTAGGCGACGGTGACCAGGGCGGTCGCGGCGGCCGTGACGGCCAGCGTGGCGCCGGGCCGGACGGGCGCGGTGGTCGGAGCCGACACCGCAGCCGGGGCGGGGGAGGCGGGGGCGGAGCCGGGTGGTGCGGGGGGCATGGGTGTTCCCTCCGGAGGGCGGACCAGTGGGTCTGGTGAATGAACCTTCGTCTCGGGCAGCACGCTACCACCGCCGGTCTGTTCATTGAACCCGCTTCGACGGTGGACTACGCTGGCCCGCATGGCCCTGGGAACCGACTACGAACTGCAGGAGTGCGCACTGGCCCGCGCCCTGGAGGTGGTCGGCGAGCGCTGGAGCCTGCTGATCGTCCGCGACGCGTTCTACGGAGTGCAGCGCTTCAACGACTTCCTCGCTCACCTCGGCATCCCACGCGCCGTCCTCACCGCACGCCTCAACGCCCTGGTCGCGGCCGGGGTGCTGCGCAAGGAGCCGTACCAGCGGACGCCGCTGCGCCACGGCTACCTGCTCACCGAGGCCGGCCTCGAACTCTGGGGCCCGCTCTACCAGTTGAGCCGCTGGGGCGGTCGGCACGCGACACCGGGCGGCCCGCACCACCTGTTCGCGCACGCCGGCTGCGGCACCGACCTGGACGTCGTCGGCGCCTGCCCCACGTGCGGCGGCGGGCCCGTCCCCCCGGCCGAGGTCGCCATGCGCCCCAACCCCGCCCACGCCGGGGGCCACCGCGAGGACCCGGTCTCCCGCGCCCTGGTCCGCCCGCACCTGCTGCTCGAACCGATCGCCTCGGCCGCGGCGTAGCGGGGCACCACCGGGGCGGGCAGGCCGACGAGGCCGCCGGCAGGTCGCCGACGGCCTCGCGGGCGCCGCACCCACAGCAGGCAGATGCTGCCCGCCACGGAGCCACCGGCCAGCCCGGCGACCACCACGCCGACGTGCCGGCCCGCGAGCCGGTCGGCGGTCTGCTCCACGAGGCGGGCGAGTTCGTCATGTGCGGTGAGCCCAGGCGGCCGCGACCTGCGAAGTCGTCCGCCCGGAAGACGATTTCGGCCGCCCCGGATGCTCCCACGGCCGTACGCCCCGCTCCGCCCGATTGCGCCTCACGAAGTACGGACACCACAGCCTGCTGCTCCCGTCCAGGAACAGCGCACCGACCCGCCCGCCACCGACCCGACCCGCCCCGTCCATGGATCGCCGGCACCGTACATCCGTGAAGTGCCGTACCAGCACCGGTGGTTGGAGTGCGCCGCCTACCCCTACGCCTCGCCGAGCGCCGCCCGCAGCCGCGCCGCGACCTCCGCCGCCCCCGCCTCGTCCGGGTACTTCCCGCGCGGCCAGAAGAACCCGCGCAGCCCGTCCTTGGGATTGCGCGGCACCACGTGGACGTGCAGGTGCGGCACCGACTGGCTGATCCGGTTGTTCGCCGCCACGAAGCTGCCCGCCGCGCCCATCCCCCGCTCGACCGCCGCCGCCACCCGCTGCACCCGCAGGAAGAACGGCCCGACCTCCTCGACCGGCAGGTCCGCCAGGGTCCGGTGGTGGGCGCGCGGCACGACCAGCACGTGGCCGGGGAAGAGCGGCCGGCGGTCCAGGAAGGCCACCGCCGTCCCGTCGTCCAGCACCCGGTGCGCGGCTTCCTCACCCGCCACCACCGCACAGAACACGCAGTCCATCCGTCCATTCAAACCACCGGCGGTGGTCCCGGCACCTCCGCAAACCCGGGCCCGCCCGGCTTCACCCGTCCGGCGGCCGACCGGGTGCGCCCGCCCCCGCGCCGGGCGCACGGTGCTGCGAGGGGGAGGGGGACGGGCCGAGGCGGCGCACCGCGTGCCGAACGAGGAGGTGGCCCCGATGCCGGGCAGGTTCGAGGTCTACCAGGACGCCGACGGCAAGTACCGGTTCCGGCTCAAGGCGGGCAACGGCGGGATCGTCGCCACTGGTCAGGGCTGCGCCGACAAGGACGCCGCGTACAAGGGCGTCGAGGCGGTCCGGCGGGCGGCCGACGACGCAGCGGTGATCGACGTCCCGAAGGCCGCCTGAGCCGGTTGGGACGTGCGGGCGCCCCGCAGGCGACCCGCCCACCCCGGCGGGCGGGCGGCAGGCAGCACCTACTCGTACCGGTACAGCAGCGCCTCCCGCTCCGTCTGCTCGATCATCTCGACGGTCAGCGAGTCGTCCCGCAGGTGCGACAGCGTGACCTCCGCCGAACTCGGCTGCGCGTCCTTGGCCAGCCAGTTCTCCGGCTTCCAGGCCGAAGCGCGCAGCAGCGACTTCGGGCAGTGCGCGTACACCTCCTCCACGGCCACCACGATCGCGCTGCGCGGCGGCTTGCCGACGGCCGTCAGCTGCCGCAGCAGCTCGGGGTCGGTGGACACGCAGGCCCGCCCGTTGACCCGCAGCGTGGTGTCCCGGCCCGGTACGACGAAGAGCAGCCCGACCCGGCCGGTCTCCAGGATGTTGTGCAGGGTGTCCAACCGCTTGTTGCCGGTGGCGTCCGGAATGGCCAGGGTGTACTCGTCGAGCACCGAGACCAGCCCGGCCGGCCCGCCGCGCGGTGAGACGTCGCAGCGGCCGGAGGCGTCGGCGCTGGCGACGAACACCAGCGAGGAGCAGGCGATCAGCCGCTGGGCGATCTCGTGCAGGCGGTCGACCTGCTTGCGGCGCGCGTGCTCGCCGGGCTGTTCGTAGACCTCGCGCAGCTGCGCCGGGTCGGTGAGGGCTCCCGCGCTGAGGGCGGCGAACAGGCTGTTCGGGTTGCCCGGAGCGGTGGTTGACGGTGTGGTGGCTTCCGGTGTGAGGGTCATGCCGGGAATCTAACCGAGGCCCCTCGCCGCGCCGACGGCCCGGGTGCACGATCCCGCGGCCGCGCCGGTCGCGGCCGCCGTCCCGCCATCGGCCCGCCGCCCGCCCGCGCCCCTGGCGGACCCACCCGCCCGGGTTTCCTCCACTCTCCGTGAAAGAGCCGCCCCACCCCTCCCCACCAGCGGTTTTCCGCTGATAATGGGGCCAGGGACTCCAGCCAGCCGGAGGTGGTGGCCGTGATCGTCAGAATCTGGGCCGGGCAGGTCACGGCCGATCGCATCGAGGAGTTCTGCGCACACCTGGCCAGCCAGGTGCTCCCGCAGCTCGGGCGGACGGACGGCTGCCTCGGCGGTGAACTCCTGCGCTCGGTGGCCGAGGACGGGCACCGGGTGCTCGTGGTCAGTCGCTGGCGCGACGAGGACGCCCTGCGCGGGTACGCCGGGCCGATGTGGCGGATCCGGCCGGTCTGGTCGGAGGGCGAGCTGCACTACCTCATGCACCCGCCGGAGGTCACCCACTTCATGCCGATCGCCGCACCCGCCGCGCTCTGATCCCGGCGCGCACGCTCCGAGTCCGGCCCGAACCCCGGGCCCTCGCCGCACCCAGGGCCCACACCCCGGGCCCTCACACCGAGAGCGGCACCGAGTGGATCTCGTCCGCCGGGTGCCCGGTACGGCTGTGGACCCGCTGCACCGCCTCCCTGGACGGCGCCTCGGACAGGCAGTACACGGTGCCCGAATCCGGGTCCGCCCAGGCCTGCTCGAAGTGCACGCCCTCCTCGCTCTCGATCTCCGCGTCGGCCGCCTGGGCCGCCCTGAGCTGCTCCGCCGTGATCCCGGTCATCCCGTGATGGACGTCCATGAACTTCATCGCCGTAGCCTCCGAACCTGGCCCCACCACCAGCCTCGCCCTCCCCGCACGCCGACGCCACCAGACGCCCCTGCCCGTACGTCCCGCCCCCGCCCCGCCCCGCATTCCCGGCGGGACCGTGAAACAGACCACAGTGGAACACCCTCCCTGGGCTCGCGTCCCGCGTGGCACAATGACGTCAACAGCAGTGACGTTCAGCGCACTCCGGGGTCGGTGAAAATCCGAACCGGCGGTTACAGTCCGCGACCCGTCCGCAGCCAGCGGGCGGTTGACCAGGTGAAATTCCTGGACCGACGGTTAAAGTCCGGATGGGAGGCGTGCGCGGGCGGACGAAGAGCAGTACCCGTGGTCCATTCACGTCCATCACGAACCGGACCGGACCACGGTCAGGTGAACGGCGGGAGCAGCGTCTCCCGGGCCGGGCGAGCGATCTCCCGGCGGCTCCGGCACCCCGGCGACGGGTCGTGCCCACGGGCCCGCGCACCGGTGCCCGTCCGTGTCATCTCCCTCTGCCGCCCCGGAGTCCGCGCCCCAAGCGCGAGGAGACCCGGGTGTTCACCGGCATCATCGAAGAGCTCGGCGAGGTCGTGTCGATCGAGGAGATCGGCGACTCCTCGCGAATCCGTCTGCGCGGTCCGGTGGTTCGGGACGGCGCACGTCACGGGGACTCCATCGCGGTCAACGGCGTCTGCCTGACCGTCGTCGACAGCCCCGAGCAACTGGCCGCCGAGACCGGCGAGTTCAGCGCCGACGTGATGGCCGAGACACTGCACCGCTCCAGCCTGGGCGAGCTGAAGCCCGGTTCCCCGGTCAACCTGGAGCGCGCGATGGCGCTCGGCGCCCGGCTCGGCGGCCACCTGGTGCAGGGCCATGTCGATGCCACCGGGCGGCTGTTGAGCCGCGAGCCCGGCGAGCGCGACGCGGACGGCAACCTGCGCTGGGAGGTGCTGCGCTTCTCGCTGCCGGAGTCCATCTCCCGCTACCTGGTGGAGAAGGGCTCGATCACGGTCGACGGCGTCAGCCTCACCGTGGTGGAGGCGGCCCGCGACAGCTTCACCGTCAGCCTCATCCCGGCCACCCTCGCGCTCACCACGCTCGGCGCCAAGGCCCTCGGCGAGAGCGTCAACCTCGAAGTGGACGTGCTCGCCAAGTACGTGGAGCGGCTGCTCGAATCGCGCACCCTGCCCAAGCTGCCCACCCTGCCGTCCGAGCTCCCGAACCTGCCGGGCACCGACACCACCACCGGGGAGACCAAGTGAGCTGGCTCAGCGGCGAGGCGTTCACCGTCCTCGGCGAACACGTGAAGTGGGCCGACATGATCGGCAACCTGCTCGGCTTCGCCGGCCTGGCGCTCGGCTGGCGCCGCTCGGTCTGGAGCTGGCCGGTCCAACTCCTGTCCGGCGTCGTGCTGATCGCCGCCTACCTCGGCGGCCACGTCCCCGGCCTGATCGGCAAGCAGCTGATCGTCATCGTCACCGCCGCCTGGGGCTGGGCGCAGTGGCGGCGCGGTCGTCGCGACACCGGGACGATCGCCGTACGGTTCGCCAGCTGGCCCGAGCGGGCCGCCCTGGTGGCCGGCACCGCGGTCGGCACCGTCGCCCTGGCGCTGCTCTTCACCGCCTACCCCAGCCTGTCCTGGAGCCCCTGGTCGGACGCCTACATCTTCGTCGGCACGCTCGCCGCGATGGTCGCCCAGGCGCGCGGCTGGCTGGAGTTCTGGTTCGCCTGGATCGCGGTCGACGCGGTCGGCGTCCCGTTCGCCTTCAACAGCGGCTACACCTTCTCCGGCCTCACCTACTCCGTCTACTTCGTCCTGGTGCTGCTCGGTCTGCGCTCCTGGTGGCTGAGCACCCGTGAGCCGCGAGCCACGTCCTCCAACGTCCCGCAGGGAGCCACGGCATGACCGAGAACCAGACCCACCACAGCAACCTCGATGACGAGCTCGTGCTCGACCCCGTCGAGCGGGCGATCGCCGACATCGCGGTCGGCCGCGCGGTGGTCGTGGTCGACGACGAGGACCGCGAGAACGAGGGCGACATCGTCTTCGCCGCCTCCGCCGCGACCCCCGAGCTGATGGCCTTCACCATCCGCTACAGCTCCGGCGTGATCTGCGCCCCGATGACCGGCGCGGAGCTGGACCGGCTCAAGCTGCCGCCGATGACCCAGGTCAACGAGGACCGCAAGGGCACCGCGTACACCGTCTCGGTGGACGCCCGCGACGGGGTGGACACCGGCATCTCCGCCGCCGACCGCGCCCGCACCGTCCGGCTGCTCTCCTCGCCCGGCACCGAGCCCGGCGACCTCACCCGCCCCGGGCACGTCTTCCCGCTGCGCGCGGTCGAGGGCGGCGTGCTGGTCCGCCCCGGGCACACCGAGGCCGCCGTCGACCTGGCCCGGCTCGCCGGGCTTCCGCCGGCCGGCGCGATCGCCGAGGTGGTCAACGACGACGGCACCATGGCCCGGCTGCCCGAGCTGGTCGCCTTCGCCCGCGAGCACGGCCTGGCGATCATCTCCATCGAGGACCTGATCGCCTACCGCCGCCGCACCGAGCTGCACGTCGACCGGGCCGCCGTCACCGCCCTGCCCACCGCGCACGGCGAGTTCACCGCGGTCGGCTACCGGGGCACCATCGACGGCGTCGAGCACATCGCGCTGGTGGCCGGCGGCCTCGGGGCGGACGGGCGGCTGCCGGACGGCGAGGACGTCCTGGTGCGGGTCCACTCCGAGTGCCTGACCGGCGACGTCTTCGGTTCGCTGCGCTGCGACTGCGGCCCCCAGCTGGAGGCCTCGCTCCAGCGGGTCGCCGAGGCGGGCCGCGGTGTGGTGCTCTACCTGCGCGGCCACGAGGGCCGGGGGATCGGCCTGGCGCACAAGCTGCGCGCGTACGAGCTGCAGGAGCAGGGCCGCGACACCGTCGACGCCAACCTGGACCTCGGCCTGCCCGCCGACGCCCGCGACTACAGCATCGCGGCGCAGATGCTGGCAGACCTCGGCGTGCGCTCGCTCACCCTGCTGACCAACAACCCGCAGAAGCTGACCGCGCTCACCGAGCACGGCCTCAAGGTCAAGGGGCGCGAGGCGGTCGAGATCGCGCCGGGTGAGCACAACCTGCGCTACCTGCGCACCAAGCGCGACCGGATGGGCCACGACCTGCCCGGCCTCGACTCCTGAAGCACTCCGAGGCTCCGGAAGCCCCACGAGGCTCCCGAAGCCTCCGACGCTCGTGAAGCCCCCGAGGCTCCTGACGCACCCCTACCGAACCGACAGAACGGAAACACGAACATGAGCGGCCACGGAGCCCCCGAGCTGACCATCGACGGCGCCGCCGACCTCAAGGTCGCGGTCGTCGCCGCCCAGTGGCACGACCAGGTGATGAACGGCCTGCTGGACGGCGCCCACCGCGCGCTCAAGGAGCTGGGTGTCGCCGAACCCACCGTCCTGCGCGTCCCCGGCACCTTCGAGCTGCCGGTCGCCGCCAAGCGCCTCGCCGAGCGCGGCTACGACGCCGTCGTCGCCCTCGGCGTGGTGATCCGCGGTGGCACTCCGCACTTCGACTACGTCTGCCAGGCGGCCACCGCCGGCCTCACCCAGGTCAGCGTGGACACCGGCGTCCCGGTCGGCTTCGGCGTGCTGACCTGCGACAACGACGAGCAGGCACTCGACCGTGCGGGCCTGCCGGGCTCCGCCGAGGACAAGGGCCACGAGGCCGTCACCGCCGCCGTCGCCACCGCGGTGACGCTCCGCGACCTCCGCTGAGCGCGCGGCCGCACGGGTGACCGGTCCCGGACCGCGGAGGGTCCATCCGGCCGTCCACGGTCCGGGACCGTTTACCGCCGGTCAGCCCGCACGCCGTATGGTGAGTCCCATCATGGCTTCGAAGACATTCGAGGAGCTCTTCGCCGAGCTCCAGCAGAAGGCCGCCACCGGCGACCCCGCGTCCTCCCGCACCGCCCAGCTCGTCCAGCAGGGCGTCCATTCGATCGGCAAGAAGGTCGTCGAGGAGGCCGCCGAGGTCTGGATGGCCGCCGAGTTCCAGTCGGACGAGCAGACGGCGGAGGAGATCTCGCAGCTCCTGTACCACCTTCAGGTGATGATGATCGCCCGTGGGCTGACGCTCGACGACGTCTACAAGTACCTCTAGAACAGCCAAGCTCCCCGAGCACACCCCTCCAACAGGTAAGGAAGCAACCTCCCATGCTGCGCATCGCCGTCCCCAACAAGGGTTCTCTCTCGGGTCCCGCGGCGGAGATGCTCCATGAGGCCGGCTACCGCCAGCGCAAGGACCCCAAGGAGCTCGTGCTCGTCGACCCCAACAACGAGGTCGAGTTCTTCTTCCTCCGCCCGCGCGACATCGCCGTCTACGTCGGCTCCGGCCGTCTCGACGTCGGCATCACCGGCCGCGACCTGCTGCTGGACTCGCACTCCAACGCGGAGGAGGTGCTCGCCCTCGGCTTCGCCGGGTCGACCTTCCGCTTCGCCCGCCCCGAGGGCGTGGACGTCAAGGACGTGACCGGCCTGGAGGGCCTGAGGATCGCGACCTCCTACACCGGCCTGGTCGAGCAGCACCTGGCCGACCACGGCGTGAAGGCGACGGTCACCAAGCTGGACGGCGCGGTCGAGACCGCGGTGCAGCTGGGCGTCGCCGACGTGATCGCCGACGTGGTGGAGACCGGCACCAGCCTGCGCAACGCCGGTCTGGAGGTCTTCGGCGAGCCGATCCTGATCTCGGACGCCGTGGTGATCCGCCCCAAGGGCGCGGGCGAGGACCCGCGGGTGGAGCAGTTCCTGCGCCGCCTGCAGGGCGTGCTGGTGGCCCGCCGCTACGTGCTGATGGACTACGACATCCGCGCCGAGAAGGTCAGCGCCGCCGTCGCGCTCACCCCCGGCCTGGAGTCGCCGACCGTCTCGCCGCTGCACACCGAGGGCTGGGTGGCCGTCCGCTCGATGGTGCTCCGCAAGGAGGCCCAGCAGATCATGGACGACCTGTGGGGCATCGGTGCCCGGGCGATCCTGGTCACCAACATCCACGCCTGCCGCCTCTGACCTGCCCGCACGACCTGCTCGCACATCCGCGGGTAAAGAACGGTTCAATGGGGCGGGGGCGCCGACCGGCGTCCCCGCCCTCGTGCTGTCGCAAGCCCGGGACCACCGGGTCCGGAAGCACCGGAACCCGAACCACCGGCCCCAGAACCACCGGAGACCCCACGTGTCCACCCCGCCCGTCGAGTTCCCCGTCACCTGGGCGCCCCGCCGCACCCGCGTGGTGCTGCTGCCGGTCTGCGCCGTGCTGGTGGTGCTGTTCGTCGTGCTGGCCATGCTGCTCCCGGCGAACTGGCAGCTCAACGACCGGATCATGATGATCGCCAGCGGCGTGCTGTTCGCGTGCGTGGGCCTGATGCTGGCCCGCCCCCGGGTGACCGCCGACGCGGAGGGCGTGACGGTGGTCAACTTCGTCCGCAGCCGCCGGCTGGCCTGGGCCGAGATCGTCCGGGTCAACTTCCGCCAGGGCGATCCGTGGGCCACCCTCGACCTCGCCGACGGCACCTCGCTCGCCGCGGTGGGCATCCAGTCCGGCGTCGGCAAGGCCCAGGCGATCGCGGACGCCCGCGCGCTGCGCGACCTGGTCGAGCACCACACCCAGGTCTGACGGCGCCCGGCAGCCCCCGGCCCCGACCCCGGTCCCGGTCCTGGCAGGTCCGAACACGCTTCCTAACACCGCACCGGTATGGTCTACGCTGGTAAAAGCGGGGCAAAGATTCAGTCCTGCCCGAAAACGACCCCACTCGAACCGATCCGCGCTTCGAGCGACCTGAGGAGTGACACACCCCCTCGATGGACGATCCGTCCGGTAGTACCTGCGCCGCCTCGCTTCCGACCCCCGGAAGGCAGGCGGCACTGTGATCACCGCCTGGCTGCTGTTGTTCGCAGCCGTTCTCCTGATCCTCGCCAACGGCCTCTTCGTGGCCGCCGAGTTCGCCTTCGTGACCGCTGACCGCGGTGCGGTGGAACGTTCCGCCGAGGCCGGCGACGCCAAGTCCGCCCGGGTCTCCCGGGCCCTGCGGCACCTCTCCTTCGAACTCTCCGGCGCCCAGCTGGGCATCACCGTCACCTCGCTGGTGGTCGGCATGCTCGCCGAGCCGGCCCTGTCGACCCTTCTCCAGCCCGTGATGTCGGGCATCGGGGTGCCCGACTCGGTCGCCCGCGGCGCCGCCGTGGTGATCGGCATGGTGCTGGCCACCGTCGTCCAGATGGTGATCGGCGAGCTGGTCCCGAAGAACTGGGCGATCTCCCGCCCGCTCCAGGTGGCCCGCGCGGTCGCCGCCCCGCACATGGCCTTCTCCTTCGTCTGCCGTCCGCTGATCAGCTTCCTGAACGGCGCCGCCGACCGGACCGTCCGGGCCTTCGGCGTCGAGCCGCAGGAGGAGCTGGAGCACGCCCGCACCCCGGCCGAGCTGGTCTCGCTGGCCCGGCACTCGGCCAAGGCCGGTGCGATAGACGAGGAGTCGGCGACCCTGTTCGTCCGCACCCTCGGCCTCGGCGAACTCACCGCCGAGTCGGTGATGACCCCGCGGATCGACGTCGCCGCCCTCCAGCGCGACGCCACCGCCTCCGACGTGATCAACCTGACCCGGGCCACCGGCCTGTCCCGCTTCCCGGTCTACACCGACACCGTGGACGAGGTCACCGGCATCGTGACGCTCAAGGACGCGCTCGCCGTGCCGGCCGTCCGGCGCGCTCAGGTGCGGGTCGCCGAGCTGGCCTCGCCGCCGCTGCTGGTGCCCGAGACCCTGCCCGCCGAGCGGCTGCTCGACCAGCTGCGCCGGCTCCAGCCGATGGCCATCGTGGTCGACGAGTACGGCGGCACCGCCGGCGTCGTCACCGTCGAGGACATCGTCGAGGAGATCGTCGGCGAGGTGCAGGACGAGCACGACCCGGCCGACCACCCCGACCTGCTCCCGCTGCCGGCCGTCGACGGCCTGCCCGCCTGGGAGGCGGACGGCCGCGCCCGGCTCGACCAGCTGGAGGCGATCGGCCTGAACGCCCCGGACGGCCCGTACGAGACCCTGGCCGGCCTGGTCGCCGACCTGCTCGGCAAGCTCCCCGAGGTGGGCGAGCAGGCCGTGCTGCCCGGCTGGCTGCTCACCGTGACCGGCGTCGACCGGCACCGCACCAGCCAGGTCCGGGTGGAGCGCACCAGCGCGCCCGGGCTGTTCGGCGAGGCCGGGGAGGACGTCCGATGACCGTCCTGCAACTGCTCCTCGCGGTGCTGCTCCTGCTCGGCAACGCCTTCTTCGTCGGCGCCGAGTTCGCCGTCGTCTCGGTGCGCCGCAGCCAGATCGAGCCGCTCGCCGAGGCCGGGCACAAGCGCGCCCGCACCGTGCTGCACGCGCTGACCAACGTCTCCGCGATGCTGGCCGCCGCCCAGCTCGGCATCACCGTCTGCTCGCTGGGCCTCGGTGCGCTCGCCGAGCCGACCATCGCCGCCCTGCTGGAGGGCCCGTTCCACGCGATCGGCGTCCCGCCCGGCCTGATGCACCCGCTCTCGTACGGGATCTCGCTCGCCCTCGTGGTGTTCCTGCACATGGTGATGGGCGAGATGGTGCCGAAGAACATGGCCATGGCCGGCCCGGAGCGGGCCGCGCTCTGGCTCGGCCCGCCGCTGGACCGGCTGGCCCGCTGGCTCGCCCCGGTGATCCGGCTGCTCAACGCCTTCGCCAACGGCGTGCTGAAGCTGTTCCGGGTCGAGGCCAAGGGCGAGGTCGAGTCGGTCTTCACCACCGAGCAGCTGATGTACCTGCTGGTCGACTCCCGGGACGCCGGCCTGCTCGACGAGGACCGCCAGGAGCGGCTGGAGGACGCCCTGGAGCTGGGCCGCCGCCCGGTCACCGACGTGCTGCTGCCGCCCGAGCAGCTGGTCACCGTCGACCCGAAGGCGACCGCCGTCGAGGTCGAGGAGCTCGCCCTGCGCACCGGCTTCTCGCGCTTCCCGGTCACCGACGGCGACCCGGCCGGTCGCGGCTACCTGGGCTACCTCCACCTCAAGGACATCCTCGACGTGGAGGACCGGTCGACGCCCGTCCCGGCCCGGCTGTGGCGGCCGATCACGGTGCTGCGCGGCAGCCTCCCGCTGGACGACGCCCTCGGCGCGATGCGCCGGGCCGCCTGCCACCTGGCCGCCGTGCTGGACCAGGACGGGCGCACGATCGGCGTGGTCATGCTGGAGGACGTCCTGGAGGAGCTGGTCGGCGAGATGCACGACCCCGACCACCGGACGACCGCCTGAGCCTGAATCCCCGGTCGTTCGCCGAGGTTCGCCGACGGCGATTCTGCCCACAGCAGGCAACGCTTCCCATGCCGGCCACTCTGACGCCAGGGTGGCCGGCATGAGACTGCTGCTGCTGGGTGGAACGAAGTTCGTCGGGCGGGCCGTCGCCGAGGAGGCGCTGGCCAGGGGCTGGGAGGTGACGGCCCTCAACCGCGGTACCCAGCCCGCGCCCGAGGGCGTGCGGGTACTGCGGGGCGACCGCACCGCCGACGACGGCCTCGCCGCGCTGGGCACGGGCGAGTGGGACGCGGTGGTGGACACCTGGTCCTGGGCCCCGGCGGCGGTGCGCGACAGCGCCCGGCAGCTGTTCGGCCGGGTCGGCCACTACGCGTACGTCTCCAGCCGGTCGGTCTACGACTACCCGCTGCGCGCCGGGGCGGACGAGACAGCCCCGGTGGTGCCCTCCTCCCCGGACCTCACCGGCGAGGTGCCCTACGCCGAGGCCAAGCGCGGCGCCGAGCTGGCCCTGGAGGAGGAGTACGGCGGGAGCGCCCTGCTGGTCCGCGCCGGGCTGATCCTCGGCCCGTACGAGAACATCGGCCGACTGCCCTGGTGGCTGAACCGGATCGCCCGCGGCGGCCCGGTGCTCGCCCCCGGCCCGCGTGATCTGGCGCTGCAGTACATCGACGGCCGTGACCTCGCCGCCTGGACCCTGGACGCGGTGGCGGCCCGGCTCAGCGGCCCGTACAACGTGGTCAGCCCGGCCGGCCACACCACCATGGGCGGACTGCTGGAGGCCTGCGTCCGGACCACCGGCTCGGACGCCGAACTGCGCTGGACCGACCCGGAGCGGATCGTCGCGGCGGGCGTGCAGCCGTGGACGGAGCTGCCGATCTGGCTGGCGCCCGGCGAGCTGTACGACTTCCTGCACGGAGCCTCGGTCGGCCGCGCGGTCGGTGCCGGGCTGCGCTGCCGCCCGGTCGCCGAGACGGTCGAGGACACCTGGGCCTGGCTGCGCTCGATCG from Kitasatospora cathayae includes:
- a CDS encoding bifunctional 3,4-dihydroxy-2-butanone-4-phosphate synthase/GTP cyclohydrolase II, which produces MTENQTHHSNLDDELVLDPVERAIADIAVGRAVVVVDDEDRENEGDIVFAASAATPELMAFTIRYSSGVICAPMTGAELDRLKLPPMTQVNEDRKGTAYTVSVDARDGVDTGISAADRARTVRLLSSPGTEPGDLTRPGHVFPLRAVEGGVLVRPGHTEAAVDLARLAGLPPAGAIAEVVNDDGTMARLPELVAFAREHGLAIISIEDLIAYRRRTELHVDRAAVTALPTAHGEFTAVGYRGTIDGVEHIALVAGGLGADGRLPDGEDVLVRVHSECLTGDVFGSLRCDCGPQLEASLQRVAEAGRGVVLYLRGHEGRGIGLAHKLRAYELQEQGRDTVDANLDLGLPADARDYSIAAQMLADLGVRSLTLLTNNPQKLTALTEHGLKVKGREAVEIAPGEHNLRYLRTKRDRMGHDLPGLDS
- the ribH gene encoding 6,7-dimethyl-8-ribityllumazine synthase; protein product: MSGHGAPELTIDGAADLKVAVVAAQWHDQVMNGLLDGAHRALKELGVAEPTVLRVPGTFELPVAAKRLAERGYDAVVALGVVIRGGTPHFDYVCQAATAGLTQVSVDTGVPVGFGVLTCDNDEQALDRAGLPGSAEDKGHEAVTAAVATAVTLRDLR
- a CDS encoding phosphoribosyl-ATP diphosphatase, with protein sequence MASKTFEELFAELQQKAATGDPASSRTAQLVQQGVHSIGKKVVEEAAEVWMAAEFQSDEQTAEEISQLLYHLQVMMIARGLTLDDVYKYL
- the hisG gene encoding ATP phosphoribosyltransferase; the protein is MLRIAVPNKGSLSGPAAEMLHEAGYRQRKDPKELVLVDPNNEVEFFFLRPRDIAVYVGSGRLDVGITGRDLLLDSHSNAEEVLALGFAGSTFRFARPEGVDVKDVTGLEGLRIATSYTGLVEQHLADHGVKATVTKLDGAVETAVQLGVADVIADVVETGTSLRNAGLEVFGEPILISDAVVIRPKGAGEDPRVEQFLRRLQGVLVARRYVLMDYDIRAEKVSAAVALTPGLESPTVSPLHTEGWVAVRSMVLRKEAQQIMDDLWGIGARAILVTNIHACRL
- a CDS encoding PH domain-containing protein, producing the protein MSTPPVEFPVTWAPRRTRVVLLPVCAVLVVLFVVLAMLLPANWQLNDRIMMIASGVLFACVGLMLARPRVTADAEGVTVVNFVRSRRLAWAEIVRVNFRQGDPWATLDLADGTSLAAVGIQSGVGKAQAIADARALRDLVEHHTQV
- a CDS encoding hemolysin family protein, translated to MITAWLLLFAAVLLILANGLFVAAEFAFVTADRGAVERSAEAGDAKSARVSRALRHLSFELSGAQLGITVTSLVVGMLAEPALSTLLQPVMSGIGVPDSVARGAAVVIGMVLATVVQMVIGELVPKNWAISRPLQVARAVAAPHMAFSFVCRPLISFLNGAADRTVRAFGVEPQEELEHARTPAELVSLARHSAKAGAIDEESATLFVRTLGLGELTAESVMTPRIDVAALQRDATASDVINLTRATGLSRFPVYTDTVDEVTGIVTLKDALAVPAVRRAQVRVAELASPPLLVPETLPAERLLDQLRRLQPMAIVVDEYGGTAGVVTVEDIVEEIVGEVQDEHDPADHPDLLPLPAVDGLPAWEADGRARLDQLEAIGLNAPDGPYETLAGLVADLLGKLPEVGEQAVLPGWLLTVTGVDRHRTSQVRVERTSAPGLFGEAGEDVR
- a CDS encoding hemolysin family protein; this encodes MTVLQLLLAVLLLLGNAFFVGAEFAVVSVRRSQIEPLAEAGHKRARTVLHALTNVSAMLAAAQLGITVCSLGLGALAEPTIAALLEGPFHAIGVPPGLMHPLSYGISLALVVFLHMVMGEMVPKNMAMAGPERAALWLGPPLDRLARWLAPVIRLLNAFANGVLKLFRVEAKGEVESVFTTEQLMYLLVDSRDAGLLDEDRQERLEDALELGRRPVTDVLLPPEQLVTVDPKATAVEVEELALRTGFSRFPVTDGDPAGRGYLGYLHLKDILDVEDRSTPVPARLWRPITVLRGSLPLDDALGAMRRAACHLAAVLDQDGRTIGVVMLEDVLEELVGEMHDPDHRTTA